A region of Plectropomus leopardus isolate mb unplaced genomic scaffold, YSFRI_Pleo_2.0 unplaced_scaffold6231, whole genome shotgun sequence DNA encodes the following proteins:
- the LOC121939827 gene encoding RING finger protein 145-like: protein MPRLEELANVALRVPSILLLDLLYKCDIEGLTEHLKAKNEDMLFKYKYVIWNMYYIGHLINLVVLVLPLRHIVTLYLHILAALLLYMGHQISKDYVREELQYGYEGAVYRDSLAFNRFVSAMTSKS from the exons ATGCCTCGCCTGGAAGAGTTGGCCAACGTCGCCCTGAGGGTGCCGAGCATCCTGCTGCTGGACCTGCTCTACAAATGTGACATTGAAGGGTTAACGGAGCACCTCAAGGCCAAAAATGAAGACATGCTcttcaaatacaaatatgtcaTCTGGAACATGTACTACATTG gTCATCTGATAAACCTGGTGGTGTTGGTTCTGCCGTTGAGACACATCGTGACGCTCTACCTCCACATCCTGGCTGCTCTTCTCCTGTACATGGGGCATCAGATTTCCAA ggATTATGTTCGTGAGGAGCTGCAGTACGGTTATGAAGGAGCCGTGTACCGTGATTCTCTGGCCTTTAACAGATTTGTCTCTGCGATGACCAGTAAGTCCTGA